From the genome of bacterium:
CACCAACCCCGAATCCACTGCCAGCACCGGCCTGCCGCTGGTAGTTGCGATATCGATGCCCGAACTCTTGGTCACGGTTCCGTACTTCGGATCAACGACGTTCCCGAACTGAGTGACTACGATGCCGTCTGCGGGCCACGGCAGCTTGCCCTTGCGCTCATCCTGACCCGGCTTCGGACGCGGCTTGGCTGCTGTCGGCTGGGGCTTTGGCTGTGGCTTCGGCTTCGGTTGCGTCGCGGTCCGTGCGAAACGGGGACAGGCGGTATAGAGAGCATCGCAAGCAAGGACGAAAGGCAGAAACAGCATCGCCAGCGCGAGCACGTAACTCCTCGCCAGCTCACACCGAGGCCGAATCTGCACTCACACTTTCTATCCGATAACTGCTGCCAAGTCAACGCTGACTCGACCACAT
Proteins encoded in this window:
- a CDS encoding peptidoglycan DD-metalloendopeptidase family protein; the encoded protein is MQIRPRCELARSYVLALAMLFLPFVLACDALYTACPRFARTATQPKPKPQPKPQPTAAKPRPKPGQDERKGKLPWPADGIVVTQFGNVVDPKYGTVTKSSGIDIATTSGRPVLAVDSGLVSFADVFIGYGRMVIIDHGSRMHSIYSKLTDVKVRVGATVAKGAVIGLSGDTLHFEFRVGGRSVDPLEWLAPR